The sequence GAGGAATCGCCGCATCGCGGCCCGGTCGGGCGACAGGGCCTTCGGCTCGAGCGCGGGAGGAAGCGTGGTCGCGGTCATCATCTCGCCGTCCTGACTCGGGGATCGACGACCGCGTAGAGCAGGTCGGCGATCAGGTTGCAGGTCAGCACGAGCACGGCGACGTAGAGGCCGAACCCGATGATGACCGGATAGTCGCGTGTGGTGAGCGCGGTGATCGCGAGCTGCCCCATGCCCGGCCAGGCGAAGACCTGCTCCAGCACGACGGCGCCCGCGAGGAATCCGGGGATGTACAGCGCGAGCACCGTGACGAGCGAGATGAGGCTGTTGCGCAGCGCGTGCCCGACGACCCGCCGCGGCGAGGCGCCCTTCGCCACCACCGCCCTGACGTAGTCCTTGCCGAGCTCCTCGAGCATGCCGCTGCGGACGTAGCGGATGAACGGCGCGGCGACCGTGAGTCCCAGGATCGTGACCGGCAGGACCATGTGCATGAGCAGGTCAGGCAGGTCGTTCCGGCCCGAGGAGTACATGCCCGATGACGGGAAGATGGGGATGCGCAGGGCGAAGACGTAGATCGCGAGCATCGCGAGGAAGAAGCTCGGCACGGCGATCGCGATGACGCTCAGGCTGCTGATCGCGTAGTCGGCCGAGCGGTTGCGCTTGACGGCGGCGATGACGCCCGCGGGCACCGCGATCAGCAGCCCGATCACGATCGCGGTGCCCATGAGCAGCACGGTCGGGCCGAGCCGGTCGGCCAGGAGCTGGCCGACCGGCTGGCCGTTCGCGTAGGAGTATCCCAGGTCACCCGTGAGCATCCCGCCGAACCAGCGCACGAACTGCACGTACAGCGGCTGGTCGAGGCCGAGCCGTTCGCGCAGGCCGTCGAGGTACTCCTCCCGGCCCTCTCCGGCCACGTCCGGCGGCACCATCATCTCGACGGGGTCGCCGGGCGCGAGCCGGACCAGTCCGAACAGCGCGATCGCGATGACGAAGAACACCGCGACGCTGGAAAGGAGGCGGGTGACGAGGGATCGGACCATGCTTAGCCCGTCACCGTCCAGTCGGCGGCGTTCCAGAACCCGTTGGTGAAGTCACCGTGCGGCACGAAGCCCTGGAGCCGCTCGGTCGTCGCCCAGATGGTGTCGGGCACGTTCAGCCAGATGTACGGTACGTTCGCGTTCTCGAGGCGCGCGGCTTCCTGGTAGGACTCGGCGCGGACCTCCTGGTCCGCGGTCGCGGCGCCGGCCTTCATCGCGGCGTCGAGCTCCTCGTCGCAGATCTGGGTCATGTTGCCGCCCGTCGGGTACAGGACGCACGAGAAGATCGGGAACGTGCTGGCGGGGTCCGGCGTGTACACGCCACCGCCGAACAGGACCAGGTCGAACGTCATGTTCCGGTAGCTGTCCGTGAGCATGCCGGCGTCGACCTGGTTGGCGACGGCGTTCACGCCCGCCGCCTGCAGGTTCTCGATGATCACCGTGGCCATCTGGTCGCGGTCGCGCTGACCCGGCACCCACGACAGGGCGATCTCCTGGGCGGGATCCCAGCCGGCCTCGGCCAGCAGCGCGGCTGCGGCGTCGGCGTCGTACTCGTACTCGTCGAGGTCGTCCGGGATGGCCCATGGCGTCATGATCGAGGTGTTGAGCGCCGAGGCGTAGCCGCCGAGCACGCCGTCGATGATGCCCTGACGGTCGATGGCCTGCACGAGCGCCTGACGCACGCGCGGGTCGGCGAGGTAGGGCTTGGAGCCGTTCACGCCGAGCCGGTTGAAGCCCGCCGACGGGCTCGCCTCGACGGTCACGCCGGGCAGCGTCTCGACCGTACCCATGTCGAGCGGCGAGACCTGCACGAGGTCGAGCTCGCCCGTGCCGAGCTGCGCGGTCGCGACGTCGCTGGTCACCATCTTCAGGTAGAGCGTGTCGATGCCGACGTCGGTGCGGTAGTTCTCGTTGGCCGAGAGCTCGATCTGCTGGTCGACCTGGAACGCGTCCATGACATAGGGCCCCATACCCACGTTCGGCAGGTCGAAGAACTCGTTCTCCAGCAGCGTCGCGCGGTCGGCGTCCGCGAGCACGTGCTCGGGCATGATGAAGAAGACCGTGCCGTAGCCGATGACCGAGAGGAACCCGGCATTCGGCTCGGAGAGGACGATCTCGACCGTGTTCTCGTCGACGGCCGTCACGCCGGCGAGCGAGTCCGCCGATCCGTCCTGGTACGCCGCGTAGCCTTCGACGCCGGAGAGGCGCGACGACCAGGCACTCCCGACCGCCGGGTCCGCGAACGCGTTGTAGCTGAACACGACGTCATCGGCCGTGAACGGCTCACCGTCGCTCCAGGTCAGGCCTTCCCGCAGGTGGAAGGTGAACGTGCGTGCGTCGTCGGAGACGTCCCACGACTCGGCGAGCCGGGGCTCGAACTCGAAGTCGGGGTTCGTCGTCAGCAGGTTGTCGAACACCAGCGACATCGTCAGCTGTTCGGCGCCCTGGGCCGACTTCAGCGGGTTGAACGAGACCGGCTTCTGGTAGAGGTACACGTTGGCCGAGGTCGGGCCGGTCGCTTCGGGGGCCGGAGCGGGATCGGACGTACAGCCGGTGACGAACAACATCGTTGCGGCGACCACGGTGGTGGCCGCAAGCAATCGCTTTCTCATCAGTTCTCCTTCTGTGATGCCTGTGATGCGGGGACGGTGGTGCACGGTGGAGCGGGAAGGGTGGTGCACGAGCACACGGCGCGCATGGAGCGCACGCCGGTCACCAGGCGATCTCCACGGGCTCGCGCGTGGCCGCCGAGTGGGCCACGCCGTCGAGCGCACGGGAGAGCGCGAGGAGGTCGGAGAGGGGCGGCGTCGCGGTCTCCCCGCGCGCCGCCGAGGCGAGTCGGCCCAGCAGTGCGACGACCGAGTTCTCGCCGTACGGCACGCGCCGCTGGCCGGCCGAGCCGCGGACCGTCAGCGCGGGGCGCGTGAGGTCCGCCATCGCGGACCCGTGCGTGCCCTGCACCCGCACGGCGGCGCGCAGCGGTGAGGCATCGCCCGAGGCATCCGTCGCCGTCGCCGGGAGCCGGCTGACGTGGGCGCTCACGACGACGTCGTGCGCGCCGGTGCCGAGCAGCGTCCACGAGGCGCCGTCTGGGGTGCCGCCGGCCTGCAGGCGGATCTCGCCGGCACCGGTGAGGGCCCGCACGAGGTCGAGCAGGTAGACGCCGAGGTTCCGCAGTTCGCCGACCGGGCTGAGCCCGTCGCCGGACGGCACGACGAGCTCGGCGAACACGGCGCGGAGCAGGCCGACCTCTGCGCCGCGCACCGCGGCGAGCAGGCGAACGAACGCCGGGTGCGCGGCGAGATGGTGGCCCGGGAGCACGTGGGCGTCGGGCACCGACGCGACGAGGCGCTCGAGCTCCTGGGTGGAATCGAGGGTCGGCTTGTCGAGCAGGACCGGCATGCCGGTCTCGGCCGCGTGCCGGAGCAGCGTGATCCGGTCGTCGCCGCGCAGACAGGCGACCGTCGCCTGAGCGGGGCGCGTGGGCGAAGCCGACTGGTCGAGCGGGACGCCGAGGTCGGCGGAGAGCCGCGTCGCACGGCCGATCTCGTCGTCGGTCGCGTGCTGCGGGATCCAGACGCCGACCGGGTCCAGCCCGGCGGCTGCCAGGTTCGGCGCCCACATCCGGCGCTGGTGGTCTTGCGCGCCCGCGCCGCTCACGCCGGCGAGCAGGACGGGGACCCGGGCGGTCATCGGGCACCTCCCACGAGCACGGTGCGGCCGGTTCGCAGGGACGCTTCGGATGCCTCGGCGACCTCGACGGCCGCCACGGCATCGCGGGTCGGCGGAACGACGCTGCCGATGCCACGTGCGGCGTTCGCGAAGCTCTCGATCTCGCGGACGAACGTCCGGGCCGAGCCGCCAGGCACGGGCCACGTCGTGAGGCCGGTCTCGGTCCACGCCAGCAGGCCGTCGGCATCCCACGTGCGCTCGATGAGCCCGGCGTCGCCCGCGACGACGAGCTCGAGGAACGAGCCGGTGCGCGGGCGCTCGGCCCGGCTGACCTCGCAGATCGCGCTGGCGCCCGAGGCGAAGCCGAGTTGGATGACGAGGTAGTCGTGGATCTGCAGCGCCGCGCTGGTCGCGTGCTGGCCCGCGGCGTACACGCTCGTGGCGGGCTCGCCCATCCACCAGGCCGCGAGATCGGTGAGGTGCACGCCGTTGTGCAGCGAGTGCCCGCCGGAGCGTGCCGGGTCGAGCACCCAGGCGTCCCAGCCCGGCCAGATCCAGCCGCCGTTCATGGTGATGCGGACGTAGTTCGGCCGCCCGATGCCGCCCGAGTCGATCGCCGACCGCACGGCGAGGCTCTGGTCTGAGAAGCGATGGCTGTGCCCGACGGCCAGCACCTTGCCGGCGCGCTCGGCGTGGGCCTCGAGCCCCGCCGCGCCCTCGACGGTCATCGCGAGCGGCTTCTCCATGAGCAGGTGGCGACCGGCGTCGAGCACCCGGTGCCCGAGCTCCTCGTGCGTGATGTTCGGCGTGCAGACGATCACGGCCTCGACCTCGGGGGCCGCGAGCAGCGCGTCCACGTCGGGGTAGACGGCGCAGCCCTCACGATCCGCGACCTGCGCGGCGAGTCCCAGCGCCAGGTCGGTGACCCCGACGAGCCGGGCCTCGTCGGTGCTGCGCAGCGCGGCGAGATGCGAGGCGGCGATCCCGCCCACGCCGATGAGCGCCACGCCGAGCGGCGTCCGCGGCTCAGACATTCGCGCGCCCGTGCTGCCGGACGGCCGAGAACGCGCCCTCGCGTGCCATCGCGGCGAGGACGTCACCGGCCTGCTCGAGCGTCCGGTCGACGTCGGCGTCGGTGTGCGCGTACGAGATGTGATTGCGCTTCAGCGCCATCGGGTACATGTACGAGCCCTGGTCGATCATGCGCCGGTGGAAGGTGGCGTACGCGTCGTCGTCGTTGCGGAGCAGGTCGCGGTAGCCGCGCACCGCACCGTCGAGGAAGTAGGTGACGAACACCGAGCCGACGCCGGTCACGACGGCCGGGATCTCGAGGTCGGTCGTGATCTCGGTGAGTCCGGCGCGCATGCGCGCCCCGAGCCGGAACAGGTGCTCGTGCACGCGGAGCTCCGGGTCCTGCAACGCCCCGATGGTCGCGATCGCCGCGGCCATGGAGACGGAGTTGCCGTTGAACGTGCCCGCGAGCATGACGCTGCCGCCCTGCGAGCTGAAGTTCGACATCAGCTCGGCCGAGCCGCCCATGCCCGCCACGGGGTAGCCGTTGCCCATCGCCTTGCCGAAGGTGGTCAGGTCGGGCGTCACTCCGCACAGCTCCTGATAGCCGCCGAGCGCGTGCCGGAAGCCCGTGATGACCTCGTCGAAGATGAGCACCGAGCCGTGCTCGCGGGTGATCCGCCGCAGGCCCTCGAGGAACGCCTGTTCGGGCAGCAGCGCGCCCACGTTGTGCGGCACCGGCTCGAGGATGACGGCCGCGATGTCGTCGCCGTAGCGGCGGAAGATCTCCTCGACGCTCTCGAGGTCGTTGAACTCGGCGATGTGCGTGTGCTGCATGGCGTCGTCGAGGACGCCGCTGGAGTTGGGGTCCCACCCGTAGGCGCGATCGGCCGGCGAGATGACGTTGCGGGCGATCGCGTCGTAGCTGCCGTGGAAGCAGCCCTGGAACTTCACGATCCGCGAGCGTCCGGTCGCACCGCGGGCGAGCCGCAGCGCCTGGAACACCGCCTCGGAGCCGCTCATCGTCGTGATGACCATCTCGACGGAGGGGATCGCGTCGACCATCATGCGCGCCGCCGTCACCTCGAGCTCGGTCGCGCCGAGCCCGACGAGGTCCATGTCCCGGATCGCCGCGGTGATCGCGTCGTTCACGCGCTCGTCGGTGTGGCCCAGCAGGATGGCGCCGAAGGCGGCGTGATAATCGGTGAACCGGCGCCCCTCGACATCCGTCATGTACGCGCCGTGCGCCGACGCGAACGTCGCCGGTGCGCCGACGTTCCGGGTGGCGGAGTTGACGCCTCCCGGGATGAGCGCCTTGGCAGCGACTTCAAGCTGCTGAGTAGCCGAGACCACAGATTTCTCCTCGCTGTGTGCCCTGACCGGTGTGTTGCACCCCGGTCGAGGCTGACATGGAACGTGATTCCATATCGTACGAAGCGAACCCTGATC is a genomic window of Agromyces protaetiae containing:
- a CDS encoding Gfo/Idh/MocA family oxidoreductase — translated: MTARVPVLLAGVSGAGAQDHQRRMWAPNLAAAGLDPVGVWIPQHATDDEIGRATRLSADLGVPLDQSASPTRPAQATVACLRGDDRITLLRHAAETGMPVLLDKPTLDSTQELERLVASVPDAHVLPGHHLAAHPAFVRLLAAVRGAEVGLLRAVFAELVVPSGDGLSPVGELRNLGVYLLDLVRALTGAGEIRLQAGGTPDGASWTLLGTGAHDVVVSAHVSRLPATATDASGDASPLRAAVRVQGTHGSAMADLTRPALTVRGSAGQRRVPYGENSVVALLGRLASAARGETATPPLSDLLALSRALDGVAHSAATREPVEIAW
- a CDS encoding ABC transporter substrate-binding protein, giving the protein MRKRLLAATTVVAATMLFVTGCTSDPAPAPEATGPTSANVYLYQKPVSFNPLKSAQGAEQLTMSLVFDNLLTTNPDFEFEPRLAESWDVSDDARTFTFHLREGLTWSDGEPFTADDVVFSYNAFADPAVGSAWSSRLSGVEGYAAYQDGSADSLAGVTAVDENTVEIVLSEPNAGFLSVIGYGTVFFIMPEHVLADADRATLLENEFFDLPNVGMGPYVMDAFQVDQQIELSANENYRTDVGIDTLYLKMVTSDVATAQLGTGELDLVQVSPLDMGTVETLPGVTVEASPSAGFNRLGVNGSKPYLADPRVRQALVQAIDRQGIIDGVLGGYASALNTSIMTPWAIPDDLDEYEYDADAAAALLAEAGWDPAQEIALSWVPGQRDRDQMATVIIENLQAAGVNAVANQVDAGMLTDSYRNMTFDLVLFGGGVYTPDPASTFPIFSCVLYPTGGNMTQICDEELDAAMKAGAATADQEVRAESYQEAARLENANVPYIWLNVPDTIWATTERLQGFVPHGDFTNGFWNAADWTVTG
- a CDS encoding Gfo/Idh/MocA family protein yields the protein MSEPRTPLGVALIGVGGIAASHLAALRSTDEARLVGVTDLALGLAAQVADREGCAVYPDVDALLAAPEVEAVIVCTPNITHEELGHRVLDAGRHLLMEKPLAMTVEGAAGLEAHAERAGKVLAVGHSHRFSDQSLAVRSAIDSGGIGRPNYVRITMNGGWIWPGWDAWVLDPARSGGHSLHNGVHLTDLAAWWMGEPATSVYAAGQHATSAALQIHDYLVIQLGFASGASAICEVSRAERPRTGSFLELVVAGDAGLIERTWDADGLLAWTETGLTTWPVPGGSARTFVREIESFANAARGIGSVVPPTRDAVAAVEVAEASEASLRTGRTVLVGGAR
- a CDS encoding ABC transporter permease — encoded protein: MVRSLVTRLLSSVAVFFVIAIALFGLVRLAPGDPVEMMVPPDVAGEGREEYLDGLRERLGLDQPLYVQFVRWFGGMLTGDLGYSYANGQPVGQLLADRLGPTVLLMGTAIVIGLLIAVPAGVIAAVKRNRSADYAISSLSVIAIAVPSFFLAMLAIYVFALRIPIFPSSGMYSSGRNDLPDLLMHMVLPVTILGLTVAAPFIRYVRSGMLEELGKDYVRAVVAKGASPRRVVGHALRNSLISLVTVLALYIPGFLAGAVVLEQVFAWPGMGQLAITALTTRDYPVIIGFGLYVAVLVLTCNLIADLLYAVVDPRVRTAR
- a CDS encoding aspartate aminotransferase family protein, with the translated sequence MVSATQQLEVAAKALIPGGVNSATRNVGAPATFASAHGAYMTDVEGRRFTDYHAAFGAILLGHTDERVNDAITAAIRDMDLVGLGATELEVTAARMMVDAIPSVEMVITTMSGSEAVFQALRLARGATGRSRIVKFQGCFHGSYDAIARNVISPADRAYGWDPNSSGVLDDAMQHTHIAEFNDLESVEEIFRRYGDDIAAVILEPVPHNVGALLPEQAFLEGLRRITREHGSVLIFDEVITGFRHALGGYQELCGVTPDLTTFGKAMGNGYPVAGMGGSAELMSNFSSQGGSVMLAGTFNGNSVSMAAAIATIGALQDPELRVHEHLFRLGARMRAGLTEITTDLEIPAVVTGVGSVFVTYFLDGAVRGYRDLLRNDDDAYATFHRRMIDQGSYMYPMALKRNHISYAHTDADVDRTLEQAGDVLAAMAREGAFSAVRQHGRANV